The Mesorhizobium loti DNA segment CGCAGCCCTTGGCGCCTCGCTGCTCGGCGTCATCGTCAACGGCCTGTTCGTCGCCATCTCGATGACCTCGGGCGGCGGCGCCTGGGACAACGCGAAAAAGTCGTTCGAGGACGGTTTCGTCGACAAGGACGGCGTCAAGCACCTGAAGGGATCCGAGGCGCACAAGGCCTCGGTGACCGGCGATACGGTCGGCGATCCCTACAAGGATACGGCCGGCCCGGCGGTCAACCCGGCGATCAAGATCACCAACATCGTGGCGCTGTTGCTGCTGGCCGTGCTCGCGCACGGCTGAACGGAGCCAGCCGTCAGACAGAAACCCGCGGGGAGCGATTCCCGCGGGTTTTGTTTGGCTCTGGGGCTCGCCTCATCGCTGGCAAGCCGGGCTTGCCTTGGCCAAACAAAAACCCGTGAGATCGCTCCCACGGGTTTTCGGTCGCCTGAGATGTTGCTGCTTTCCCTGTAGGAAAGCAGGGATCTGATGATCAGGGAGTGCCGCCGCCGGGGATGCCGGGCGCCAGCTTGCTGGCGCCGTTGATGATCTGGCTGAGGAAGTTCTGGTCCTTGCCGCCAGTCGGCGTGGTGCGCGAGATGAAGTCGAAAATCTTGCCGTCCTTCAAGCCATAATTGGCGATCTGGGTGACGCGGCCATCGGCGCCGAAATAGACCGCCAGCACCTTCTGGTCGACGAGCCTGGGCTTGTCGAAGGCGACATAGCGCTTGCGCGTTTGCGAAATGTAATAAAACGCCTCATTGTCGAAAGTCGCGGTGGTCGACGGCGTGCCAAGCGCCAGAAGCACCTGCTCGCGGCTGGAACCGACGGGCACCGAATCGACGGCCTGCTGGTCGTAGACATAGCCTTGCGTGAACGTCTCACTCGGATTGAGGTCGCCGATCATCTTGTTGGTGTGACACGCCGAAAGCGCCGAAACGACGAGCAGCAGCGAGATCGCGCCGGCAGGCCTGGACGAGAAGGTCGACTTGAAATTCAGCGCGCGCAACAACAATTCTCCATTATATCGCCGCAACTTGCGCTGGGCCGCAAAACCGGTAAACCAGCTTGCCTGCCGATGCAACAAGGCCAATTCAACAAACGGTCCCCGGAGACCATCCCCATGTTCCAGCGCCTTTTTGGTCGCGAACGCCACGCCAACCGCGCCATAACGGACGCGCTTTACGCACAAATCGTGGCGGCGGCGCGGCAGAGTGTATTTTATTCCCACTGGAATGTGCCGGACACGCCGCTCGGCCGTTTCGAGATGCTTTCATTGCATATGTTCCTGTTCCAGCATCGCTTGCGCGGCGAGGACGGCGTGGCGCAGGAGATCGCCCAGGTGTTGATCGACGAGTTCTTCCTCGACGTCGATCATTCGCTGCGGGAGCTGGGCATTGGTGATGTCGGCGTGCCCAAGCGCATGAAGAAATTGGCGAAGATGTTTTATGGCCGCACCGCCGCCTATGATGACGCGCTGGAAAGAAACGATCGCGACGGGTTGACCGCGGCTCTTGCCCGCAATATCCGGCCCGATACCGGCATCTGGCCGGAGGCGCCGCAATTGGCCGACTATGTCGCCGATGCCTGTCGGCAGCTGGCCGCGCAGCCGTCCGAATCAATCGTGTCCGGCACGGCGGCGTTTCCGTTCGCCAGGGAGGCTGATCGATGAAGCATGCTGATCCGCTAAGCCCGGTTTCCTTTTTCGCGAATGTCGCCCGCCTGCCGCAGAAGGGCCTGCCCGTGGTGATCGAGGCTGACGCCGCGCAGCGCGCCGCACTCGCCGAGGAGCACGGGCTGCTGTCGGTCGAAGTCTACCGCGCGGAACTTCTCGTGGCCTCCTGGAAGCGCAATGGCGTCAAGGTCAGCGGCCGCGTCGAGGCCGATATCACACAGGCCTGCATCGTCACGCTCGACCCCGTCGCGGCGCATATCGACGAGCCGGTCGAGGCGTTGTTGTTGCCCGAGGATTCCAAGCTTGGGCGGCAGGGATTCGAAGGCGGCGGTGAGATCCTGCTCGATGCTGACGGCCCTGACAGTCCCGAAACCTTCTCAGGCGACACGATCGATGTCGGGGCTCTCGCCGAACAATTCTTCGCACTGGCAATCGATCCCTATCCGCGCAAGCCGGGCGCGTCGCTGAATGCCGGCGGCGAGACCGAAGCGGTGGAGAATGAATTTCAGCAAAAACTGCGATCCTTGCTGGGAAAATCCTGAAAACCTTGCCCGCGATGGAAAAGTCGGTTGTGTGAAAAGCCAAAACCGCTATTTTCGCCGAACCTTCGCGACCACTAAAGCGACCTGCCGCATAACCGTGAGATAAATACCGCGTGATCAGGATTTCCATCGATGCCATGGGCGGCGATCACGGACCAGCCGTGGTCATTCCGGCGCTCATGACGGTCGCCACCCGCCGTCCCGACATCCGCTTCGTCATCTATGGGCGTGAGGAAGTCGTGCGCCCCGAACTGGCCAAGTTTCCCAAACTGGCCGAGGTGAGTGAATTCTTCCACTGCGAGATCGCCGTCAGGATGGACGACAAGCCGAGCCAGGCGCTGCGCCATGGCCGCTGGAAGTCGTCGATGTGGAAGGCGGTCGAAGCGGTCAAGTCGGGCGCCGCGGACGCCTGCATCTCCGCCGGCAACACCGGCGCCTTGATGGCGATGTCGAAATTCTGCCTGCGCACCATGGCCACCATCGAGCGTCCGGCGATCGCGGCATTGTGGCCGACATTGCGTGGCGAAAGCGTGGTTCTGGACGTCGGCGCCACCATTGGTGCCGATGCGCACCAGCTCATTGATTTCGCCATTCTCGGCACCGGCATGGCGCGCTCCGTCTTCGGCATTGCCCGGCCCACCGTCGGCCTGCTCAATGTCGGCGTCGAAGAGATCAAGGGCCAGGAAGAGGTCAAGGAAGCGGGGCGCATGCTGCGCGAGGCCAACATGGCCTCGATGAACTATCATGGCTTTGTCGAAGGCGACGATATCGGCAAGGGCACGGTCGACGTGGTGGTGACCGAAGGCTTCGCCGGCAACATCGCGCTGAAGACGGCGGAAGGCACCGCGCGCCAGATCGCAGGCTATCTGCGTGCCGCGATGAGCCGTACCCTGATGGCCAAGATCGGCTATGTTTTCGCCAAGGGCGCTTTCGATCGCCTGCGCGAAAAAATGGATGTCGGCCGCTCCAACGGCGGCGTCTTCCTGGGGCTGAACGGCATCGTCGTCAAAAGCCACGGCGGTGCCGATTCGGATGGTTTTGCCGCGGCGATCGAGCTCGGCTATGACATGGTGCGCAACAATCTGCTGGACCGTATCGAGGCCGACCTGGACCTTTTTCATGCGCGCAACCCGCATGCCCTGTCATCCCGGAAATCCGACGTCGTTACCGACGCGAAGGAATAGGAAAGAACTTTGATCAGATCAGTCGTGCGCGGCACGGGCGCCGCGCTGCCCCGCCGCATCATGAAGAATGCCGATTTCGAGGGTATGGTCGAAACCTCGGACGAGTGGATCGCCCAGCGCACAGGCATCCGCCAGCGCCATATCGCGGCCGACGACGAGACGACGGCTTCGCTCGGCGAGGCGGCTGCCCGTGCCGCCCTTGCCGATGCCGGACTGACGCCGGACGATATCGACCTGATCGTGCTGGCAACGTCGACGCCTAACAACACATTCCCGGCCACCGCGGTCGAGATCCAGAACCGGCTCGGCATGCATCATGGCTTTGCTTTCGATATGCAGGCGGTGTGCTCGGGCTTCGTCTATGCGGTGACGACAGCCGATCTCTACATCCGTGGCGGCCTGGCCAAGCGCGTGCTGGTGATCGGCTCCGAAACATTCTCGCGCATCCTCGACTGGAGCGACCGCTCGACCTGCGTGCTGTTCGGCGACGGTGCCGGGGCACTGGTCCTGGAAGCAGGCGAGGGGGCCGGCACGATTGCCGACCGCGGCGTTCTGGCCGCCAGCCTGCGCTCCGATGGCGTGCACAAGGACAAGCTTTTTGTCGACGGCGGACCGTCGACGACGGGAACGGTCGGCCATCTCAGGATGGAAGGCCGCGAGGTCTTCAAGCACGCGGTCGGCATGATCACCGATGTCATCGAGGCAACCTTCTCGGCCGCCGGCATATCGGCCGAAGATCTCGACTGGTTCGTGCCGCACCAGGCCAATAAACGGATTATTGACGCTTCGGCCAAGAAGCTCGGTATTGCAGAACAAAAGGTGGTGGTTACGGTCGATTTGCACGGTAACACCTCGGCGGCTTCGGTGCCGCTGGCGCTTTCGGTGGCCGTCGCTGACGGTCGCATCAAGAAGGGCGACCTCGTCCTTCTGGAAGCGATGGGCGGCGGCTTCACCTGGGGCGCCGTTCTGGTTCGCTGGTAAGTGTAGAACGGCTCGGTTTCGGTCCTTGACCTTGCCGGATCAATTACTTAGGCTCAGCCGTTGTTGTGCCGATTTTGTGTTTTGAACTGATGGGACGGTCGCATGGGGGGAAAGACACTTACGCGTGCCGACCTGGCGGAGGCCGTCTACCGAAAGGTCGGTCTGTCGCGCACTGAATCCGCCGAACTCGTCGAAGCGGTGCTGGACGAAATTTGCGAAGCCATCGTGCGTGGCGAGACGGTCAAGCTGTCGTCCTTCGCGACGTTCCATGTCCGCTCCAAGAACGAGCGTATCGGGCGCAATCCCAAGACCGGTGAAGAGGTGCCGATCCTGCCGCGCAGGGTGATGACCTTCAAGTCGTCGAACGTCTTGAAGAACCGCATCTTGCGCTCGCATCAGAACAGCAAGGCCAAGGGCGGCAAATAGCCTCCATTGTACGGTTGAAAACCGGCCCCGCCATGACGCCGGGCTTGAATATTGTTTCACAAACCGCTGAAATAAGGCCCGATTCGGCAGCATGGCCGGATTGGCGTTCCGCGTTGATCCATTCCACGCAAGTGGAATAAGCTTCTCTCTTTGTTAAGCCTGATCTCGCTGAATACCGTTCCGGATCACGCTCCAGCGTGAGGATTTCGCCCATGGACAAGAGCCCTGACGCCTTCCGCACCATCTCAGAGGTCGCTGAAGATCTCGACCTGCCGCAGCATGTGCTGCGCTTCTGGGAGACGCGCTTCAACCAGATCAAGCCGATGAAGCGCGGCGGCGGCCGCCGCTATTACCGGCCGCAGGATGTCGAACTGATCAAGGGCATCCGCCACATGCTATACGACCAGGGCTACACCATCAAAGGCGTGCAGAAGCTGCTGCGCGAAAACGGCAATCACTTCCTGGTCGCTATCGGCAATGGCGACATGGCCGCCGTCGAGGCGATCTCGCAGCGAAAGCAGGCCGATCAGGTGCCGCTGACGCCTGCAGCGCAGCCGCGCGGCGGCGATGATGAGCTGGTTGGCCAGCCGAGGGTCAAGCCCAGCCGCCGCTTTTTCGGCCTGGGCAAGAGCGATGAGGAAGGTCCGGTTCAGCCGGACTCGTCGAAACTCTCGCGCGACAATCGCGCGCTGCTGCAGGAGGCGCTGTTCGATCTCCTGGAATGCAAGCGCCTGCTTGACCAGGTACGCTGACCGCCGCACGACGCGCTTTGAAGCCTCGAGGCCGGAACCCGCCTTCGGGTGAGGCGTTACGTTTCCTTCTGCAAGATATCTTTCTGCAAGATAAGGAAACGCATGATGGCATCATTTTCGACCCTTTCGGACATCGACCTCGAAAGGCAGGTCGCGGCTCTCTCGAGGGAACTCGCGGCGTTGCGCAAGGCGATGTCAAAGCGGGGTGGCGCTTATTATGAAGATGGCCGCGATGCCGCTCTCGACACATATTCCGACCTTGCTGGGCGTCTGCGGGATGCGATGCCGACAATCCGCAAACAAAGCAGGGTGATCGAGAAATCGGCCCGTGATCACCCGGCAGCGGTCGCCGCCGTTGGCCTTGTGGTGCTTGGACTGGTCGCCAGTTTGCTGTTCAGCCGGCGCTGAGGAGCGACCACAGTGTCCCTTCCGTAGCAATGACGGCAAGAACAGCGGCCGCCTTTCGGAGCGGTCGCTGTCGTCTTTATCGAGGGCCGCTTAGTTCTCGAACTTGGCGCGGAGCGCGTCGGCATAGAGGCGCACAATCCCCTTGTGGCGCCGGCGCAGGAAGGCGGATTGGTCGAGCCGCCAGAGCCGCTCGATCTCGCCGGCGAACGCCGGATTGGTGGTGGTGCCATAGCCGGCGCCGGGATAGACGACGATCTCGCCGGCGTAGAGGCAATTGTCGGTGACCAGGAAGTCGATGCGGATGTAGTCGAGGTTGCCGGCGATGACAGGGGCGATCGATATAGCCTGCCGGACATAGTCGAGAAGCCGCGCATTGACAGGCACCGCCTGGTCTTCACGGGGATAGTCCGGATCGCGCCCCGGCAATGGATTGGCGTCCCGGTCCAAAAGCAGCGAACGCCCCGCTTCCTTATCCTCGACCCAGGCATGCGTTACCACGCCACCGCAAACATGCACTTTGATGTAGGTGGCGATCCTTGCGCCGGAGAGCGCCAGCCGCTCCTCCACGAAAACGGTGGGAACAACAGGCCAATAGGCCCATTCGCCATTGCGGCGGCCATAGCGTTTTCGCAGCCAGTGCCTCGCCTTGGCGATGATCAGGCCGCGATTGGGGGCGCCATCGGCAACGAATATGTTCATCGCGCAGCCGTGGTTTGTCTTGACGATGACATCGCCGGCCAGCAGGTCGAGAGGAATGTCGGCAGGATCGCGCCCGGACCAGAGCGTCCGTGGCAAGGCGAGGTCGGGGCAGGCGCTGCGGATATGGGCCTTGGCAGCGAGCTTGTCGGTCAGCGTCACGAACAGCGGGTTGCGGTCGACGATTTTTCGCCAGAGCAACATTTCGTGGTATGTTTTTGGCGCCGCCAGATTGGGCAGATAGCCGAGTTTCATCACGACCGCACCGTCAGCGCGGGGTGACGAAGGGTCAACAACAACCCAGCGACCGACAGAATACCGACAGAATAATGCGTCCTGTCCGGGAGGCCTTGGCAGTCATCGGGGGTACCTGGCCCTGTTCGTGAACGCCCGATCCAGTGCGATGCACCGGTCAGCAACATTCCTTGCCGTATCGCGATTTGGCGCCGCGTGAAAGATTCCGCTTCTCGTCGCGGTATCGGAATTGGCGTCGAAAGTCCTAGGCCAGCAGGATCGTCCGGCGAAACTCGACAGGCCCGGTTTGATGTCGGACCGGCAATGCATAACCAAGAGAAGACCAGCCTTGAACAAGAAGCCAAGGCCGGTCTTCTCGTTGACAGTCGGTATGCTTAGTAGGTCTTCTTTGCCATCTTCTTCACGTGGTGGTGGTGATGATGGTAGTGATGATGGTGGTAGTAGTGATGATGATGGTGGTGATGATGACGATGATGCTTTGCCATCGGGGCCGCGTCCGCGCTCGTCGCGCCGATGACCGGCGCCGTGAAAGCGAGTGCAACTGCAAGCCCGAGGGCCGAGAGCAGGGACTTCTTCATGGATCGTTTCCTTCTTTCGTCGGCGGATCTTAAAAATCGGGTCGATGGCCCGATCGCCGCGCATGGAATTACGCTCCTGATTTTTTTCGTCAGTATTTCCCGATTGTAGAATTTTGTTTCCCGCATGTTTCTGGGGAACCGGCTTCCCGACACTTTATTGTGAGGGCCAAAAAGCCGGCTCTTGCCGCAAATTTGGGCTACATCGGCGGGATCACGCCATTGTTTCCCACCACGACGCGGCTGGAGCTCAGCGTGCCATCAGCCTCGCGCTGGGCGGTAACGAAGATCGTCGCGCCTGGCTTGAGATCGGCCAACGTGGCTGAGGCGAAGGTCACGACGGGCGTGTTGTCGGGGATCGAAATCTTCTTGGTTTGCCCGTTGTCGTAGGTCAGCGTCACGGCGCGCCCGTCTATGTCTGTGACATCGGCCACGGTGCCATTGGTCATGCGGCTGTTCGGCTGCAGGTCCCACGGACGGTCGCCCTCGCCAGTGCCTTTCAAGGCGGCTGGGAAGATCACCACTTCCAGCGCGCCGCTGCCGCCATCCGCTTTCGAGACGGAAGCAATGCCGAGGAAATCGCCCTGCTTGATGTCTTTTTCGGAGGCGCTGGCGACGCCCGAAATCTTCCAGCCGGTGTTGAGCTTGATCGCTGACGTATCGCCCTGGCGGGTTTTGACGGTGAGCAGCGAGGGTTCGAAGCTGACCACCGTGCCGCGCACGCGCAAAGCGTCCGCCGCTTGAGCGCCGCCCACAGCGGCAACGGAAAGGCTGGAGATCGCACCGAGCACGACCATGAATGTCTTGAAGTTCATTGCAGGGATCCTTCTGGGAACGGGCTGGCTGGAACCGGATGGTTTTCACCCCAGCGCATCAGAACAACGAACAGGTGGGCCGAAACCTCCCCGCAAAAAGGTGTCGGGGTGTTCAAAAGAACTTGATGGCGCGGGTGAGAGCGCCTCGCAGGCATTCGGTTCACGATAGCGTGACGGCTTTCGGCTCTTGGCAAATCGCTTTCGAGCGGGCATGTTCCTGCTCGTCTCAGGCAACACTCCATTTTGATCAAACTCTTTCAGCCACCGGAGTTGCCAATGCCCAACAATGCAAAAAGCCATGCCCTCTCCGAACCGTTAGCCAGTGAGATTGGGCCGGATTACACCACCCTCAGAGCCATGCGGGAAAGCCGCGGATACAGCGTTGAAGAGCTTTCCCTGACCTGCGGCCTGTCGGTCGGCGAGATCGAGGATATGGAGAACGGCCGGGCGGCCGATCCGTCGAAGCTGCGCCGTATCGCGTCCGCGCTTCGCATGCCCCAGGACGCTCTCATCGCTTCCACCACACCGACGCCGGCGGCACAAGGCCGACCCTTGGCATAGACCGGTACCAGGCATGCAGGAGAACCCGCCAAGGCCCGCTTGGCGGGTTTTTTGTTGATGTGACGGTGCTCTCCAACAGGCCGGGCTTGCCGATTTATCGATCGTACGTGTTTATATCTGCGGCATCCAAATCTGCGCCAATCGCGCATACCCCTGCATCGTGTTGAACCATGAGTTTTTCGATATGAGCCTGGACTCCGTTCGCGCCTTCTTCGCCGCTCATGCGCCTGATATCGAGGTCATCGTCACGCAAGGGAGCTCGGCGACGGTGACGCTGGCGGCGGAGGCGCATGGCGTTCTGCCGGCGCAGATCGCCAAGACCATCTGCCTGCGCGTCGGCGACCGCACCATGCTGGTGGTGACCAGCGGCATCGCCAGGCTGGACAACCGCAAGTTCAAGGACCAGTTCGGCGGCAAGCCGCGCATGCTGGACGCAGAGGAAGTCGTCGCCGCCACCAGCCATCCGGTCGGCGGCGTCTGCCCGTTCGGCCTGCCGTCACCGCTGCCAGTCTACTGCGACGTGTCGCTGCGCGATTTCGACGAGGTGGTGCCAGCGGCAGGCGCCACCAACGCAGCGGTACGGATTGCACCACAGAGGATGGCCGATCTTATTGGGGCTGAATGGGTGGATATATGCCAGTAGCTATCGACGGGAAGTTGGAGTGGCAATCCAGCCTCTGTCTCCCATAGTGCTCCCACGCCATAGCTTGAGAGGTCTTAAGCGATCGTTCAGCCAATCGGGCCAATATGTCTGCGGCTGCACCTCGACTGTGATGTCGCATCGACCGGAATAATTCACCTGCAGGTTCACGGTCCCGAACAGCGTTGTGGCGCCGTCGCGAATGTCGGTCGCCACAATCATGTCCTGCACTTGCCGGTCAAGCAGAATGACGCCTGGGCAACTATCGCCAGCCAACCGTGGAACATTCCCTTTGGCGCTGTGTTGATGCGCAAAGGGAGAATTTCATGATCCGTTGGCTGGTCAGAATTGGAGCACTCTATGTCGCGTACAAATTCGGCGAAGAAGTCGGTCGCGCACAGGCTCGTGTCGAATTGTATCCGCAACCTCCATTGGATTACGAGCGCCTTCCGTCAGATCGGAACGAAGACGAGTTTGGAATCGAGCCCTTCTGACTTCTACGGCCATCGAGCCTGGCGGCCGCATCCAGTTCAGCGAGCCTCTGCCCGGCGAGGCCAAGGGATTTTCCATCTGCTCGACAAGGCCGGCCTTGAAGGAATGGTATCGAAGCGCCGCGACAGCAAATACCGCAGCGGCCCGTCGACAAACTGGCTGAAGGCCAAATGCTACTTGGTGGACGAATACGAGTTGCTCGGCGTCGAGCGTGAGGCTGGCAAACCTGCCTTTGCCCTGATGGCCGATCGGGCGACCGGCCGCTATGTCGGTTCGGCGTTCATCAATTCCAGCCAGGCTATCCGCGAGCGGCTGTGGAAGCGGTCCAGGAGCACGCCGGGCCGGCGCCACAGGGGATGAAGCGACCGGCGACGCAATGGGTGAAGCCCGGCATCATCGGCCATGTGAAGCATCTGCGCGGCGAGGAGGATCTTTGGCACGCTTCGCTGTAGGATTTCCGAGAGGAAGACGATGGCCGTGGCTAAGAAGGTCACGTGCCGGTAGCATCCGTGACCTATCCTCCGGCATAGCGCAGCTTGGCGGGGCGCTGCGAACCTCTAGTCGGCTTTCGAAGATAGCGCCCGAAGATCTCTAGCTTCTCTTCATAGCCAATGCGCACCCTATCCTTGCAGCCTTCGCAATTGAAAACCCCGATCGTTCGGAGCCAAGACCCTGGCTTCACGATAGGATGCGAGCAGATCGGGCATGAAAATTCGACCAGAACGTCGCGCAGTTCATCGGACAAAGGCATTTCGTCATTGCTCCTCAATCCGATGCCCGCCACCTCCGGTGAGTTGGCGGGCATCGATCTGACCGGCGATGAAGAAGGGCACTTACTCGGCGATCGATGTCCTAACCACGCACGGTCATTCGGGTTGCAGGCCTCAGACCTTTGCGCACAACAGCCCGACCAAAGTCGTAAGACGAGGAGCTTTCAGCCGATGGATTGGCCGGCGACAACCGCGCGAGAAGCGTCGGAGCGGTAGCAGAGCGGCCAGCCGGAAACGCGCGGTGGTCACGCCGTCCAGGCACGAGCGAAAGGCCATGATCAGCGAAGTGGAGAAGCGGGCAGCCTGAACTGACGCCCCTCTCGGCATGATCGGAATTCTGCCCCCTGCTATAATTTTTTGTAAGGTTTGCGTCATGTGATCGGATGAAGATCGATCGGGACGAGTGAATTTTATTGGCAAGCCCAGAATGGAGGTTGTTGTGATGGGCGGTTCTCATGGTGATGTGTTGACCGAGCGGTCATTCGAGGGGAGCTCTTATAGCGATTACCGATCGAGCCATCAGACCCCAGGCTACGGCACCGATTACACAAAAACCTTCTGTTCCGGC contains these protein-coding regions:
- a CDS encoding SmpA/OmlA domain-containing protein, which gives rise to MRALNFKSTFSSRPAGAISLLLVVSALSACHTNKMIGDLNPSETFTQGYVYDQQAVDSVPVGSSREQVLLALGTPSTTATFDNEAFYYISQTRKRYVAFDKPRLVDQKVLAVYFGADGRVTQIANYGLKDGKIFDFISRTTPTGGKDQNFLSQIINGASKLAPGIPGGGTP
- a CDS encoding glycerol-3-phosphate acyltransferase PlsX, encoding MIRISIDAMGGDHGPAVVIPALMTVATRRPDIRFVIYGREEVVRPELAKFPKLAEVSEFFHCEIAVRMDDKPSQALRHGRWKSSMWKAVEAVKSGAADACISAGNTGALMAMSKFCLRTMATIERPAIAALWPTLRGESVVLDVGATIGADAHQLIDFAILGTGMARSVFGIARPTVGLLNVGVEEIKGQEEVKEAGRMLREANMASMNYHGFVEGDDIGKGTVDVVVTEGFAGNIALKTAEGTARQIAGYLRAAMSRTLMAKIGYVFAKGAFDRLREKMDVGRSNGGVFLGLNGIVVKSHGGADSDGFAAAIELGYDMVRNNLLDRIEADLDLFHARNPHALSSRKSDVVTDAKE
- a CDS encoding transcriptional regulator is translated as MPNNAKSHALSEPLASEIGPDYTTLRAMRESRGYSVEELSLTCGLSVGEIEDMENGRAADPSKLRRIASALRMPQDALIASTTPTPAAQGRPLA
- a CDS encoding MerR family transcriptional regulator, whose translation is MDKSPDAFRTISEVAEDLDLPQHVLRFWETRFNQIKPMKRGGGRRYYRPQDVELIKGIRHMLYDQGYTIKGVQKLLRENGNHFLVAIGNGDMAAVEAISQRKQADQVPLTPAAQPRGGDDELVGQPRVKPSRRFFGLGKSDEEGPVQPDSSKLSRDNRALLQEALFDLLECKRLLDQVR
- a CDS encoding YbaK/prolyl-tRNA synthetase associated domain-containing protein; the encoded protein is MSLDSVRAFFAAHAPDIEVIVTQGSSATVTLAAEAHGVLPAQIAKTICLRVGDRTMLVVTSGIARLDNRKFKDQFGGKPRMLDAEEVVAATSHPVGGVCPFGLPSPLPVYCDVSLRDFDEVVPAAGATNAAVRIAPQRMADLIGAEWVDICQ
- a CDS encoding 3-oxoacyl-ACP synthase — protein: MIRSVVRGTGAALPRRIMKNADFEGMVETSDEWIAQRTGIRQRHIAADDETTASLGEAAARAALADAGLTPDDIDLIVLATSTPNNTFPATAVEIQNRLGMHHGFAFDMQAVCSGFVYAVTTADLYIRGGLAKRVLVIGSETFSRILDWSDRSTCVLFGDGAGALVLEAGEGAGTIADRGVLAASLRSDGVHKDKLFVDGGPSTTGTVGHLRMEGREVFKHAVGMITDVIEATFSAAGISAEDLDWFVPHQANKRIIDASAKKLGIAEQKVVVTVDLHGNTSAASVPLALSVAVADGRIKKGDLVLLEAMGGGFTWGAVLVRW
- a CDS encoding Ubiquinol-cytochrome C chaperone, producing the protein MFQRLFGRERHANRAITDALYAQIVAAARQSVFYSHWNVPDTPLGRFEMLSLHMFLFQHRLRGEDGVAQEIAQVLIDEFFLDVDHSLRELGIGDVGVPKRMKKLAKMFYGRTAAYDDALERNDRDGLTAALARNIRPDTGIWPEAPQLADYVADACRQLAAQPSESIVSGTAAFPFAREADR
- a CDS encoding DNA ligase-like protein; translated protein: MVSKRRDSKYRSGPSTNWLKAKCYLVDEYELLGVEREAGKPAFALMADRATGRYVGSAFINSSQAIRERLWKRSRSTPGRRHRG
- a CDS encoding integration host factor subunit alpha; its protein translation is MGGKTLTRADLAEAVYRKVGLSRTESAELVEAVLDEICEAIVRGETVKLSSFATFHVRSKNERIGRNPKTGEEVPILPRRVMTFKSSNVLKNRILRSHQNSKAKGGK